In a single window of the Pontibacter russatus genome:
- a CDS encoding DUF4265 domain-containing protein, with amino-acid sequence MSEQEKTHKIIFRFHSSLFGREMVETLWALEVDTAQGLYKIDSIPYYVPLIATEDVVRAIYNQMEEGLLYQETVTPSGNSTIQVIRQSEETPLLDLRKAFAALGCLSVEVNEDFFVLEVSANVNYAVVKEKLDELEQQGEVEYAEPCLSDIHREQTSA; translated from the coding sequence ATGAGCGAGCAGGAAAAAACACATAAAATCATCTTCCGCTTTCACAGCAGCCTTTTCGGGAGAGAGATGGTGGAGACGCTCTGGGCACTGGAAGTAGATACAGCCCAAGGCCTATATAAAATAGACAGCATTCCGTACTACGTGCCGCTCATTGCCACGGAAGATGTGGTGCGGGCCATATATAACCAGATGGAGGAGGGCCTGCTGTACCAGGAAACCGTCACGCCATCCGGCAACTCTACAATTCAGGTGATCCGCCAAAGCGAGGAAACGCCGCTGCTGGACCTGCGTAAGGCGTTCGCAGCGTTAGGGTGCCTGTCGGTGGAAGTGAATGAGGATTTCTTTGTGCTGGAGGTGTCAGCTAATGTGAATTATGCCGTAGTGAAGGAAAAACTAGACGAGTTGGAGCAGCAGGGGGAAGTAGAGTATGCGGAGCCGTGTTTGTCGGACATCCACCGGGAGCAGACGAGCGCGTAA
- a CDS encoding ComF family protein yields MFDDLLSLLFPQSCYACDGSMARGEKYICTKCSVKLPYTDTHVHGATELNPLQRRFWGKVPVRFAFAYLHFMPKGRVQRLLHRLKYKGAKELGEHLGQRYGSLLSDYQYSEQFDLVVPVPLHRHKLRRRGYNQAESFAKGLADALQLPHNGKALYRAIDTSTQTSKSRFDRWQNVEQVFQVPQPELVQGKRVLLVDDVMTTGATLEACAVALLAAGAAEVSVATIAAA; encoded by the coding sequence ATGTTCGACGACCTGCTTTCGCTGCTGTTCCCGCAGAGCTGCTACGCCTGCGACGGGTCCATGGCCCGAGGTGAGAAATACATCTGCACCAAGTGCAGCGTGAAACTCCCTTACACCGACACGCATGTACATGGAGCAACGGAGCTAAACCCGCTGCAGCGCAGGTTCTGGGGCAAGGTGCCGGTGCGCTTTGCGTTTGCCTACCTGCACTTTATGCCCAAGGGCCGGGTGCAACGGCTGCTGCACAGGCTCAAATATAAGGGGGCGAAGGAACTGGGCGAGCACCTGGGGCAGCGCTACGGCTCCCTCCTCTCCGACTACCAGTATTCCGAACAGTTTGACCTCGTAGTGCCGGTGCCGCTGCACAGGCACAAACTGCGCCGGCGCGGCTATAACCAGGCCGAGAGCTTTGCCAAAGGGCTGGCCGACGCCCTGCAACTCCCGCACAACGGCAAGGCCCTATATAGGGCTATCGATACCTCTACCCAGACAAGCAAGAGCCGCTTCGACAGGTGGCAGAACGTGGAGCAGGTGTTTCAGGTGCCGCAGCCGGAGTTGGTGCAGGGCAAGCGCGTGCTGCTGGTAGACGATGTGATGACGACCGGCGCGACGTTAGAGGCCTGTGCGGTGGCACTGCTGGCGGCGGGCGCCGCCGAGGTAAGCGTGGCGACGATTGCGGCAGCGTAG
- a CDS encoding carboxymuconolactone decarboxylase family protein, translating into MSLVEEFNDYRTRMNERIMSYDNKVIKRFFNLDTNTYAEGALDVKTKEMLGLVASMVLRCDDCIKYHVGKCHEEGITDEQIMEVFSIANLVGGSIVIPHFRRAVEYWEELKARGSAE; encoded by the coding sequence ATGAGCTTAGTAGAAGAATTTAACGACTACCGCACGCGCATGAACGAGCGCATCATGTCTTACGACAATAAAGTGATCAAACGTTTCTTCAACCTCGACACCAACACCTATGCCGAAGGCGCCCTGGATGTGAAAACAAAGGAGATGCTTGGGCTGGTGGCCTCGATGGTGCTGCGCTGCGACGACTGCATCAAGTACCACGTGGGCAAATGCCACGAAGAGGGCATCACCGACGAGCAGATCATGGAGGTGTTCTCCATCGCCAACCTCGTGGGCGGCTCCATCGTCATTCCGCACTTCAGGAGGGCCGTCGAGTACTGGGAAGAGCTGAAAGCGCGCGGCTCAGCCGAATAA
- a CDS encoding exodeoxyribonuclease III gives MKIITYNVNGIRAALTKGFGDWLRAANPDVLCLQEIKADESKFDKAFFEAIGYHVYLHPAIKKGYSGVAILSKEKPKHVQVGCGIECYDIEGRVLRADYEDVSVMSVYMPSGSSCEERQGFKFRWLDDFHGYISELKHQLPGLIISGDYNICHQAIDIHNPKSNANSSGFLPEERSWMCQFIGSGFIDSFRHLNPEPHNYTWWSYRAGARNKNLGWRIDYNMATENLRHRIKRAAILTEARHSDHCPVLLELA, from the coding sequence ATGAAAATCATTACCTACAACGTCAACGGCATCCGTGCCGCGCTTACCAAGGGCTTCGGCGACTGGCTGAGAGCCGCGAACCCTGATGTGCTGTGCCTGCAGGAGATCAAGGCCGATGAGTCCAAGTTTGATAAGGCTTTTTTTGAGGCAATCGGCTACCACGTGTACCTGCACCCGGCTATCAAGAAAGGCTACAGCGGCGTGGCTATCCTATCCAAAGAGAAACCGAAGCACGTGCAGGTGGGCTGCGGCATCGAGTGTTATGATATAGAGGGCCGGGTGCTGCGGGCGGATTATGAGGACGTGTCGGTGATGAGCGTTTACATGCCCTCCGGCTCCAGCTGCGAGGAGCGCCAGGGCTTCAAGTTCAGGTGGCTCGACGACTTCCACGGCTATATCAGCGAATTGAAGCACCAGTTGCCCGGTTTAATAATCAGCGGCGACTATAACATCTGCCACCAGGCCATTGACATCCATAATCCGAAATCGAACGCCAACAGTTCGGGCTTTTTGCCGGAGGAGCGCAGCTGGATGTGCCAGTTCATTGGCAGCGGCTTCATTGACTCGTTCCGGCACCTGAACCCGGAGCCGCACAACTACACCTGGTGGAGTTACCGGGCAGGGGCACGTAACAAAAATCTTGGCTGGCGTATTGATTATAACATGGCTACCGAAAACCTGCGCCACCGGATAAAGCGCGCCGCCATTCTGACAGAAGCCAGGCACTCAGACCATTGCCCGGTGCTGCTGGAACTGGCGTAG
- a CDS encoding DUF4175 family protein, whose protein sequence is MKHHDALDQLLHQLQEFKQKFYLNMLLRGSIFAAGLLLSIYIIYSLLEYMFYFPEAVRGFLLFSFVALVIYVFVRWIAQPISALARLKKILSDEQAAQRVGSHYPEIRDKLLNAIQLRNLDRTNALIAASIEQRTGQLGSFRFTDAVTYRENRPLLKYIALPALIALLIALVYPTIFVQGTERILNYKRHYEPLAPFEFVVQNDQLQTYRGEDFELKVDVEGKAVPSEVFINYNGRRQKLNPNADGTYTYTFKQLQKPVEFQLEGSGFMSDDYTLQLLSRPILKDFRMLVQYPDYLKRKPEEIQNTGNANIPEGSTVTWDFAAAETDSIALAFAEPVEVISAGKDGNSFSASKKFNKSRNYSIKLRNRHSSNKEEINYQITTIPDRNPQISMEQFQDTVLYAYTVLGGDVSDDYGLTRLALHYRISNGENPDAKYKSQPLALNTQQLSQTYYYQWNTAALNMQPGDKLEYFVQVWDNDGLQGPKSARTRTFELKVPDKRELQQELDNNSQSIASQMSQTLNKAAQLQEELERSGEKMKTKREMDWQDKKQLENLMAKKKQLEQDISSMKELFGELNKKQNMLSEQDKQLAEKAQELQKLMNDLLDPETKKLYEELEKLLQQQRPNDAEMQQLLSKLDNKERNLERELERALELFKQLQFEQKLDNIAEKLQEMAKEQQQLAEKTEQKQEENPQLQEEQKKLQEEFENVKEEMKELGELNEKMDQPNQMDEQQQEQDQQDVEQDMQQSQEQLQKEQNKKASESQQKAGQKMEQMAKQMEQMSSSMSMESMSQNLDNLRDILENLIKLSFDQEDLMKQFRGVNQSDPRFITLSEQQLSLRDNAQVIEDSLYALAKKVFQIESFVTREVSAMNQSMDNSVQELRDRNVGKANAQQQLAMTSMNNLALMLSDAMKQMQQAMQQMGNMAGKQKGNKPKPGELGDMQQQLNKKIEELKKGGKSGKALSEELAKLAAEQEALRQALKELEKQGQKPGEKGQNGDMGNISKMMEQSEVDLVNKRLTEQTLMRQREILTRLLEAEKAAKERELDNKREAKTAQDMARTIPPSFDKYIKAKEKQTELLKTVPPALTPYYKQKVNEYFQNISK, encoded by the coding sequence ATGAAACATCACGATGCACTCGACCAGTTGCTGCATCAGCTGCAGGAGTTCAAGCAGAAGTTCTACCTCAACATGCTGTTGCGGGGCAGCATCTTCGCGGCTGGGCTCCTGCTGTCTATATATATCATATATAGCCTGCTGGAGTATATGTTCTATTTCCCGGAGGCGGTGCGCGGTTTCCTGCTCTTCTCTTTCGTGGCGCTCGTCATCTACGTGTTCGTTCGTTGGATTGCACAGCCCATCTCGGCGCTGGCCCGGCTCAAAAAGATACTCTCCGACGAGCAGGCGGCGCAGCGGGTCGGGTCGCACTACCCCGAGATCCGGGACAAGCTGCTCAACGCCATCCAACTCAGGAACCTGGACCGCACCAATGCCCTGATCGCGGCCAGCATTGAGCAGCGCACGGGCCAGTTGGGTTCTTTCCGCTTTACGGATGCAGTGACCTACCGGGAGAACAGGCCCCTGCTGAAGTACATCGCCTTGCCAGCCCTTATTGCGCTGCTCATCGCGCTGGTGTACCCCACTATTTTTGTGCAGGGCACAGAGCGCATCCTCAACTACAAACGCCATTACGAGCCGCTGGCCCCATTTGAGTTTGTGGTGCAGAACGACCAACTGCAGACATATAGGGGAGAGGACTTTGAACTGAAGGTGGACGTGGAAGGCAAAGCCGTGCCCAGCGAGGTGTTCATCAACTACAACGGGCGGCGCCAGAAGCTGAACCCGAATGCCGACGGCACCTACACCTATACCTTTAAGCAACTGCAGAAGCCGGTGGAGTTCCAGCTGGAAGGCTCCGGTTTCATGTCGGATGATTACACGCTGCAACTGCTCTCGCGTCCCATCCTCAAGGACTTCCGGATGCTGGTGCAGTACCCTGACTACCTGAAGCGCAAGCCGGAGGAGATACAGAACACAGGCAACGCCAACATACCGGAAGGCAGCACCGTTACCTGGGATTTCGCCGCCGCTGAGACTGACTCCATTGCCTTAGCCTTCGCAGAGCCTGTTGAAGTCATATCCGCCGGAAAAGACGGCAACAGCTTTAGCGCCAGCAAAAAATTCAACAAGAGTCGCAACTATAGCATCAAGCTGCGCAACAGGCACAGCAGCAATAAGGAGGAGATAAACTACCAGATCACCACCATCCCCGACCGCAACCCGCAAATCAGCATGGAGCAGTTTCAGGACACAGTGCTATATGCCTATACCGTGCTGGGCGGCGATGTGTCCGACGATTATGGATTGACGCGCCTCGCGCTGCACTACCGCATCAGCAATGGCGAAAACCCGGACGCCAAATACAAGAGCCAGCCGCTTGCCCTGAACACGCAGCAGCTCAGCCAAACCTATTACTACCAGTGGAACACCGCCGCGCTGAACATGCAGCCGGGCGATAAGTTGGAGTACTTCGTGCAGGTATGGGACAATGACGGCCTGCAGGGGCCTAAATCTGCCCGCACCCGCACCTTCGAGCTGAAAGTGCCGGACAAACGCGAACTGCAGCAGGAACTGGACAACAACTCCCAGTCGATAGCCAGCCAGATGAGCCAGACCCTGAACAAAGCCGCGCAGTTGCAGGAAGAGCTTGAGCGGTCGGGGGAGAAGATGAAGACCAAGCGTGAGATGGACTGGCAGGACAAAAAGCAGCTTGAGAACCTGATGGCGAAGAAGAAGCAGTTGGAGCAGGATATATCTTCCATGAAGGAGTTGTTTGGCGAGCTCAACAAAAAGCAGAACATGCTGAGCGAGCAGGACAAGCAACTGGCAGAAAAAGCGCAGGAGCTACAGAAGCTCATGAACGACCTGCTGGACCCGGAGACAAAGAAGCTATACGAAGAGTTGGAGAAACTGCTGCAGCAACAACGCCCGAACGATGCCGAAATGCAGCAACTCCTCAGCAAGCTCGACAACAAAGAGCGGAACCTGGAGCGGGAGCTAGAGCGGGCGCTAGAGCTTTTCAAGCAACTTCAGTTCGAGCAGAAGCTGGATAACATTGCCGAGAAACTGCAGGAAATGGCCAAGGAGCAGCAGCAACTGGCCGAAAAGACTGAGCAGAAGCAGGAGGAAAACCCCCAATTGCAGGAGGAACAGAAAAAGCTGCAGGAGGAATTTGAGAATGTGAAGGAGGAGATGAAGGAACTGGGCGAACTGAACGAAAAGATGGACCAGCCCAACCAGATGGACGAGCAACAGCAGGAGCAGGACCAGCAGGATGTGGAGCAGGACATGCAGCAGAGCCAGGAGCAACTACAGAAAGAGCAGAACAAGAAAGCCAGCGAGTCGCAGCAGAAGGCAGGGCAGAAGATGGAGCAGATGGCCAAGCAGATGGAGCAGATGAGCAGTTCGATGAGCATGGAAAGCATGTCGCAGAACCTCGATAATCTCCGCGACATCTTGGAGAACCTGATCAAGCTCTCCTTCGACCAGGAAGACCTGATGAAGCAGTTCCGCGGCGTGAACCAGAGCGACCCGCGGTTTATCACTCTCTCCGAGCAGCAGCTAAGCCTGCGAGACAATGCCCAGGTAATCGAAGACAGCCTCTATGCCCTGGCCAAGAAAGTGTTCCAGATAGAGTCGTTCGTGACGCGCGAGGTTTCGGCCATGAACCAGAGCATGGACAATAGCGTGCAGGAACTCCGCGACCGCAACGTGGGCAAAGCCAATGCGCAGCAGCAACTGGCCATGACGAGCATGAACAACCTGGCGCTGATGCTGAGTGATGCCATGAAGCAGATGCAGCAGGCCATGCAGCAGATGGGCAATATGGCGGGCAAGCAAAAAGGCAACAAACCAAAGCCGGGGGAGTTGGGGGATATGCAGCAGCAATTGAACAAAAAAATCGAGGAATTGAAAAAAGGAGGCAAGTCGGGTAAGGCACTTTCTGAAGAATTAGCTAAATTGGCTGCGGAGCAGGAGGCGCTTCGCCAGGCGCTGAAAGAATTGGAGAAGCAGGGCCAAAAACCCGGCGAAAAGGGGCAGAACGGCGATATGGGAAATATCAGTAAGATGATGGAACAAAGCGAGGTTGATCTCGTTAATAAACGTTTGACTGAACAAACCCTGATGCGGCAGCGGGAAATACTCACCCGGTTGCTCGAAGCGGAGAAGGCTGCCAAGGAGCGGGAATTGGACAATAAACGAGAGGCTAAGACGGCGCAGGACATGGCACGCACCATTCCTCCCTCGTTTGATAAATACATCAAGGCAAAAGAAAAACAGACGGAGTTGCTCAAGACCGTACCACCTGCCCTTACACCTTATTACAAGCAGAAGGTAAATGAGTATTTCCAGAACATCAGTAAATAA
- a CDS encoding ATP-binding protein encodes MNQVKIQIPSLIENIRVIESFIDNSKDEFEFEDDIYGNIMVAVTESVNNAIRHGNKFDKDKNVYLTLQVEDNKLLFEVEDEGPGFDYENLPDPTAPENLESPGGRGIFLMRNLCDEVSFDNNGKKVRLIFNVLPATNGTSY; translated from the coding sequence ATGAATCAGGTTAAAATTCAGATTCCTTCCCTAATCGAGAACATCAGAGTAATAGAAAGCTTTATTGATAACTCAAAAGATGAATTTGAGTTTGAAGATGACATCTATGGCAATATAATGGTTGCTGTTACGGAGTCTGTGAATAACGCTATCCGTCACGGGAACAAGTTTGACAAGGATAAGAACGTATACCTGACACTGCAGGTAGAGGACAACAAGCTGCTTTTTGAAGTAGAGGACGAAGGACCGGGGTTTGATTACGAGAACTTGCCGGACCCGACTGCACCCGAGAACCTGGAGAGCCCCGGCGGCCGGGGCATTTTCCTGATGCGCAACCTCTGCGATGAAGTTTCCTTTGACAACAACGGCAAGAAAGTACGGCTCATCTTTAATGTCTTACCCGCAACCAATGGAACATCCTATTGA
- the ybeY gene encoding rRNA maturation RNase YbeY yields the protein MEHPIEFFSEDIAFELDEPDQVSDWIATVIAQHGQELSGLTYVFCSDDYLHQINVEYLDHDTLTDIITFNNADTEGTVEGDVFISVDRVRDNSSDLGTSFRDELHRVIIHGVLHLLGFTDKSEEEEALMRKQEDSSLSLRKF from the coding sequence ATGGAACATCCTATTGAGTTCTTTAGCGAAGACATCGCGTTTGAGCTAGATGAACCGGATCAGGTTTCAGATTGGATTGCAACAGTTATCGCACAGCACGGGCAGGAGTTAAGTGGCCTCACCTACGTCTTCTGTTCTGACGATTATCTCCACCAGATAAACGTGGAGTACCTCGACCACGATACCCTCACCGACATCATCACCTTCAACAATGCCGATACAGAGGGCACCGTTGAAGGTGATGTTTTTATTAGCGTAGACCGCGTGCGCGACAACTCCAGCGACCTTGGCACTTCTTTCAGGGACGAACTGCACCGCGTAATCATTCACGGTGTGCTGCACCTGCTCGGCTTCACCGATAAGTCAGAAGAGGAAGAGGCACTTATGCGCAAACAAGAAGATTCTTCCTTATCTTTGCGAAAGTTTTAA
- the mnmG gene encoding tRNA uridine-5-carboxymethylaminomethyl(34) synthesis enzyme MnmG has protein sequence MFPEYDVIVVGAGHAGCEAAAAAAKMGSKVLLATMNMNTIAQMSCNPAMGGVAKGQIVREVDALGGMSGIITDQTMIQFRMLNKSKGPAMWSPRAQSDRMRFAEAWRLSLEQTENIDFWQEMVTGIEVEGGRVAGIRTSLGITIRGKAVVLTNGTFLNGIIHIGEKQLGGGRAAEKAAKGITEQLAELGFEAGRMKTGTPPRVDGRSLDYSRMEEQFGDEEPSKFSYTDTEPLQQQRSCYITYTNSEVHDILKTGFEKSPMFQGRIQGLGPRYCPSIEDKINRFADRDRHQIFVEPEGWNTVEVYVNGFSSSLPEDVQLKALRKIEGFENAKMFRPGYAIEYDFFPPTQLNLTLETKLVENLYFAGQINGTTGYEEAACQGLMAGINAHNKVNKKAPFVLKRSEAYIGVLIDDLVNKGTNEPYRMFTSRAEHRILLRQDNADIRLTKLGYELGLADETRKKNVDKKIEETGEIIAYLNNKPIEPGEINSLLEEMGSAPIVEKQRAGQLIKRPNIEIEHIAAAVPAVADYLSKFRADSVEQAGIQVKYESYIVKEYSMAAKMSELENYIIKERIDYRNIPALSAEAKEKLLKINPETIGQASRISGVTPADISVLMVYLGK, from the coding sequence ATGTTTCCAGAATATGATGTAATAGTTGTTGGTGCCGGACACGCGGGCTGTGAGGCCGCCGCGGCTGCCGCCAAGATGGGTTCAAAGGTGCTGCTGGCAACTATGAACATGAATACCATTGCGCAAATGTCATGCAACCCGGCTATGGGTGGTGTGGCCAAAGGACAGATAGTTCGGGAGGTGGATGCCCTGGGAGGAATGAGCGGCATCATCACCGACCAGACCATGATCCAATTCCGCATGCTGAACAAGTCGAAAGGGCCAGCCATGTGGAGCCCGCGCGCACAAAGCGACCGTATGCGGTTTGCAGAAGCGTGGCGCCTGAGCCTGGAGCAAACAGAGAACATTGACTTCTGGCAGGAGATGGTGACAGGCATCGAAGTAGAGGGTGGTAGAGTCGCTGGCATACGCACAAGCCTGGGGATAACTATCAGAGGAAAGGCGGTAGTACTCACGAATGGCACCTTTTTGAATGGTATTATCCACATCGGAGAAAAGCAATTGGGTGGTGGACGCGCCGCTGAAAAAGCAGCCAAAGGCATCACGGAGCAATTGGCAGAACTGGGTTTTGAAGCAGGCCGCATGAAGACCGGAACGCCTCCGCGGGTAGACGGCCGCTCCCTCGACTACAGCCGAATGGAAGAACAATTCGGAGACGAGGAGCCATCAAAGTTTTCTTATACCGACACAGAGCCATTGCAGCAGCAAAGAAGTTGCTATATCACCTACACCAATTCGGAGGTGCATGATATCCTGAAAACAGGATTTGAAAAATCACCGATGTTCCAGGGCCGCATCCAGGGACTAGGGCCACGCTACTGTCCATCCATTGAAGACAAGATTAATCGTTTTGCTGACCGTGACAGGCACCAGATATTTGTGGAGCCGGAAGGATGGAACACGGTGGAGGTATATGTAAACGGCTTCTCCAGTTCCTTGCCAGAGGATGTACAGCTAAAAGCGCTGCGTAAAATCGAAGGGTTTGAGAACGCGAAGATGTTCCGGCCGGGCTACGCCATCGAGTACGACTTCTTCCCGCCCACACAACTGAACCTGACACTGGAAACAAAGCTAGTGGAGAATCTGTACTTCGCTGGCCAGATAAACGGCACCACCGGCTACGAAGAGGCGGCTTGCCAGGGACTGATGGCGGGTATCAACGCGCACAACAAAGTCAATAAAAAAGCTCCATTTGTGCTGAAGCGCTCGGAGGCATATATAGGCGTATTGATAGACGACCTCGTGAACAAAGGGACCAACGAGCCTTACCGCATGTTTACTTCCCGCGCCGAGCACCGCATTCTGCTGCGCCAGGACAACGCCGATATCCGCCTTACCAAGCTTGGCTACGAGCTTGGCCTGGCAGACGAAACCCGCAAAAAGAATGTGGATAAGAAGATAGAGGAAACAGGTGAAATCATCGCCTACTTGAATAATAAGCCGATTGAGCCAGGAGAAATCAACAGCCTGCTGGAGGAAATGGGCTCTGCCCCAATCGTAGAAAAGCAGCGGGCCGGACAACTCATCAAGCGGCCGAATATCGAGATAGAGCATATAGCAGCGGCAGTGCCCGCAGTAGCTGACTACCTGAGCAAGTTTAGGGCTGACAGCGTGGAGCAGGCGGGCATACAGGTGAAATACGAAAGCTATATCGTGAAGGAGTACAGCATGGCCGCCAAAATGAGCGAGCTCGAGAACTACATCATCAAAGAAAGAATAGACTACCGTAACATACCTGCCCTGTCGGCGGAGGCGAAGGAGAAGCTGCTGAAGATAAACCCTGAAACAATTGGGCAAGCCTCCAGAATAAGCGGCGTAACGCCAGCCGACATATCAGTGCTTATGGTATACCTGGGAAAATAA